The stretch of DNA AAGAATAGTTATTTTTTTCATTAGGCTAATTCATTATCACTGACAAATACGCTGGTATTTCGGCAGAAGCGCGCCTGTCGAAATTGAATGCTGCACATATTACTCTTTTCATAGTGAAGAGATCACTAATTAACTTAGTCGGCTGAACCGCGTTATCTCTCGTTTTGTAAAAAAAAAGCCCGGTGCTGGTAACAGCCACCGGGCCATAATTCAAAACAGAATCAGAACGCCATTAACTCTGCTTCTTTCTCAGTTAATGCTTCATCCACTTTCTTGATATAAATATCAGTCAGTTTTTGAATCTCATCCTGTGTTTTACGCTCATCATCTTCGCTGATCTCTTTATCTTTCAGCAGCGCTTTAACTTTGTCGTTAGCATCACGACGAACGTTACGGATAGAAACACGACCTTGCTCTGCTTCATTACGCACAACTTTAGTCAAATCCTTACGGCGTTCTTCAGTTAACGGAGGAAGTGGAACACGAATAACTGTGCCCGCAGAAGATGGATTTAAACCTAAATCAGCTGACATAATCGCTTTTTCAACCGCCGGGCCTAAGCTGCGGTCAAATACAGTAATTGCCAGAGTGCGGGAATCTTCAACCACTACGTTGGCTAACTGACGCAAAGGGGTTGCTGAGCCATAGTAATCAACCTGAACACCATCAAGAATGCTTGGATGAGCACGGCCAGTACGAACTTTGCTGATATGTGTTTTAAACATTTCCAGGCACTTTTCCATGCGTACCTGAGCATCTTGTCTAATATCGTTAATCACGTTGCTAACCTTTTAATGCTAGTAATATGGTGGGCCACGCCTTATGCACAGCCCGCGAATAAGAAATTTGCTACTTTGCTTCAACACTCATCTTCAGCCTGAAGAGAAGCATACTATAAGCTTTTATTTTACCGTCGCGCTGAATTATTCAGCCGGTTTGGTAATTAAAGTCCCTTCAGCTTCGCCCATCACTACACGGCGTAAGGCACCAGGCTTATTCATATTAAATACGCGAATCGGTAAGTTATGGTCACGAGCCAGTGTAAATGCCGCCAGATCCATCACTTTCAGTTCCCTCTCTAATACATCCTGATAGCTCAGGGTTTCATACAACGTTGCCTCTGGGTTTTTCACCGGATCATCGGAGAACACACCATCAACTTTGGTGGCCTTCAATACTACATCCGCTTCAATTTCAATGCCGCGTAAACAGGCAGCAGAATCGGTAGTAAAGAATGGATTACCCGTACCCGCAGAGAAAATTACTACGCGACCATGACGCAACAGGCTGATAGCTTCTGCCCAGCTGTAATCATCACAGACGCCGTTAAGAGGAATAGCTGACATCAGACGGGCGTTCACATAGGCACGATGTAGCGCATCACGCATAGCCAGTCCGTTCATTACGGTAGCTAACATTCCCATGTGGTCGCCCACTACACGGTTCATACCGGCTTTTGCCAGGCCTGCACCGCGGAATAGATTGCCGCCACCAATAACTACACCAACCTGAATGCCTAACTCGACCAGCTCTTTAATCTCTTGTGCCATGCGATCTAACACACTGGCATCAATGCCAAAACCTTCAGAGCCCTGTAAGGCTTCGCCACTTAATTTAAGTAGGATTCTTTGATATACGGGTTTCGCGTTAGTAGCCATAGTCTTGTTTCCTGGTTGGCTGTTTATAATGGTCTGTTTATTCTAAAAAAACGGACCGATATGGTGATCGATCCGCCTTTTATGCATCAAGCTAAGCTTACTTAGTCATCGCAGCAACTTCTGCTGCAAAGTCTACTTCTACTTTCTCGATACCTTCACCCACTTCGAAGCGGATAAATTGTACAACGCCAGCTTTCTTCTCTTTCAGCAGATCGCCAACGGTTTTGCTTGGGTCCATAACGAAAGCCTGACCAGTCAGAGAGATCTCGCCGGTGAACTTACGCATACGGCCTTCAACCATTTTCTCAGCGATTTCGCGAGGTTTGCCAGATTGCATAGCGATGTCGATCTGGATTTCGTGCTCACGAGTAACCACGTCAGCAGGTACATCGTCTGGAGAAACGAACTCAGGCTTGCTTGCAGCAATGTGCATAGCAACATGCTTAACCAGCTCATCAGTAGTACCGGTTGCAGAAACCAGAACACCGATACGAGCACCGTGCATGTAAGCGCCCAGTCTGTCGCCTTTAACTACTTCAACGCGACGAATATTGATGTTCTCACCAATTTTCGCTACCAGCGCAGTACGCTGCTCTTCAAATTTTGCTTTTAATACTTCAACATCGCTGATGTTTTCAGCCAGTGCTGCATCAACAGCTGCGTTAGCAAAAGCCAGGAAACCTGCATCTTTAGCAACGAAGTCAGTTTCACAGTTAACTTCCATGATGACGCCCACTTTGGCATCAGCAGCAATTTTAGTCAGGATAACGCCTTCAGCAGCTACACGACCAGCTTTCTTAGCCGCTTTTGCCTGACCTGATTTACGCATGTTGTCGATAGCCAGCTCGATATCGCCATTTGCTTCAACCAGCGCTTTCTTACATTCCATCATACCAGCACCGGTACGATCGCGAAGTTCTTTTACTAGAGCTGCAGTAATTTCAGCCATTCTCTTTATCCTCGGTTATTCTTTGTCGGATGTTCTGTTGCATAAATAAGCAAAAAGGGAGCCTGCAAAGGCCCCCTAACCAACATATCTAATACCTGGTTAATAAGGGCTCTCTAATGGAGCACGCCTTATTACTCTGCTTCGATGAAGCTTTCTTCTACAGCCTGAACGCCCTGGTCTGAACGACCTTCACGTACGGTTGCAGCAACAGCGCCAAGGTACAGTTGTACTGCACGGATAGCATCATCGTTACCAGGGATAACGAAGTTAACACCGTCCGGATCAGAGTTAGTATCAACAACAGCAAATACAGGGATACCCAGGTTGTTTGCTTCTTTGATAGCAATGTGTTCGTGATCGGCATCGATAACGAAAATTGCATCAGGCAGGCCGCCCATATCTTTGATACCACCCAGGCTGTTCTCAAGCTTTTCCATTTCACGAGTACGCATCAGCGCTTCTTTCTTGGTCAGCTTATCGAAAGTACCATCTTGTGCCTGGACTTCTAATTCTTTCAAACGTTTGATTGACTGACGAACTGTTTTCCAGTTAGTCAGCATGCCACCTAACCAACGGTGGTTAACGTAGAATTGGTTGCAGCTCTTTGCAGCTTCTTTTACTGGCTCGGATGCAGCGCGTTTAGTACCAACAAACAGGATTTTGCCTTTATGAGACGCGATCTTGCCTAACTCAGCCAGAGCTTCGTTAAACATTGGTACAGTTTTTTCAAGGTTGATGATATGAACTTTGTTACGAGCACCGAAGATGAAAGGTTTCATTTTCGGGTTCCAGTAACGAGTCTGGTGACCAAAGTGAACACCAGCCTTGAGCATATCGCGCATTGATACAGTTGCCATTATTACCTCTATGAGTAAAGTTTGGGGTTATGCCTCCACGTATCCCATAACGCCGACCCCTGAACAATAATGTTCCGGAGCACCCCGCCGTATGTGTCGATACGTGTGTGTTATAACGTTGATTAATGTTAGTGGAGATCTCATTGCCTAAGAACACAACTGAGTGATGTTAATAGTGCGGATTTCCGGCGCGCTTTATACCATAAAAGTGGCAATAAATGCCACTACTTACTATGAGTAATAGCGAAAAAACTATGGGAAAAGCGAAAAAGCACCGCATCACACACTTTGACTCAGCGTGATGCGGAACGATTTATCTTAAGTCTAGCTTAGTTACGGATGATTTTCCCATCCTGATATACCCACTTACCATCCACCATAGTGCGTACTACCTGACCTACCATCTCCATGCCAGTGAAAGGACAGGATTTGCCGCGGGTCAGCATGGCGTGCGGGTCGACAATCCACTCTTTTTTCGGATCGATAAGTACCAGGTCAGCCAGGCCACCAACGCTCAGATGACCACGGTCTTTCCAGTCAAACGCGGCCGCCGGGCCCGCTGTCATTTTGTGAATCAGCGCCTGCAAGTTCCATTGACCGGTTTGTACCAGACAGCTATGTAACACACTAAATGCAGTTTCAAATCCGGCAAATCCACAAGGCGCTTCGTTAAACTCACAGTCTTTTTCTTCATAAGCGTGTGGTGCATGATCTGTGGCAATGGCATCCAGTGTGCCATCTTTTAAACCTTCGATTAGCGCGACAATATGTTCATTAGTCCGCAAAGGTGGGTTAACTTTAAATGCAGAATCAAAAGACTCGATGGTTTTGTCCACCAGACATAGATGATGTGGTGTCACTTCAGCCGTCACCTTAATGCCTTTGGCCTTCGCTTCACGAATTAAATCTACTGCGCCTTTACTACTCACATGGGCAATATGCACATGACCGCCAGTCATTTCAGCCAGCATGATTTCACGGGATACTGCAATGTTCTCCGCTTCTGCCGGACGGCCTTTCAGGCCCAGTTTGGCGGAAACACACCCTTCATGCATCACGCCATCTGCTACCAGACAGCAATCTTCTGAGTGAGAAATTACCGGCAGATTAAACATGCTGGCATATTCCAGTGCTGCACGCATCAGGCGGCCATCATTAACATAGTAACCATCGTCAGAGAATGCTCTGGCTCCGGCCTGTGCCATATCTCCAATTTCTGACAGCTCTTTACCTTCCAAGCCTTTAGTCACCGCACCGGTAATTTCAACCCGCACCACCGCATCAGTCTGAATTTTATGTTTCATTCCGGCGACAATAATCGCCTGATCGATAACCGGACGGGTATTGGCCATGGTCAGGATAGTGGTAAAGCCACCAGCGGCAGCCGATGCGGTACCGGTTAACAGATCTTCTTTTGCTTCTTGTCCTGGCTCACGCAGGTGACAGTGGATATCAATAAAGCCCGGACTGACAACTAACCCACTGGCATCAATGACTTCATCGCTTGCTTCTGCACTCAGTGATTTTCCAACCGCTGCCACTTTTCCGTTGGCAATACGAATATCCAGCACATCATCTAAACCATTAGCAGGATCGATCAGGTGACCATTTTTAATTAACCACTGTGCCATTATGCTTGTACCCCATCAGCTAAAGTTAAAGATAGAACTGCCATTCTGACTGCCACACCATTATTTACTTGTTCTTCAATGGCCGAAAAACGCCCGTAAGCCACATCCGGTGATATTTCCAGACCACGGTTCATTGGGCCAGGGTGCATCACTAATACATTCTCTTTTGCCAGTTTCAAACGCTCATCATTAATACCGAAAATACGGGCATATTCACGCGGCGTTGGGAATAACCCCTTCTTCTGACGTTCCAACTGGATACGCAATACGTTTACTACGTCTGCATCCGCAATGGCATCTTCTACACGATGGTGGATGGTGACGCCCATATCCAACATTTCTTTAGGAATTAAGGTCTTTGGTCCGCCAAGATGAACCTCTGCGCCCATCTTCAACAAACCCCAGATATTTGAACGTGCTACCCGGCTATGCAAAATATCTCCCACAATAGCAACTTTCTTACCGGCGATAGAACCGTGGTGTTGGCGAATGGTTAACAGGTCCAATAGCCCCTGAGTGGGATGCTCATGTGCCCCGTCACCGGCGTTAATCACAACAGCCTTAACATAGCGTGTTGCATATTGAGCAGCCCCTTCTGCGCTGTGGCGCATTACAATGGCATCAACACCCATCGCCTGAACGGTTAACAGGGTATCTCTCAGGCTTTCGCCCTTTGCAACGCTGGAAGTAGAAGCGGCAATATTAATCACATCGGCACCCAGATATTTGCCGGCCAACTCAAAGGATGAGCGTGTTCTGGTACTATTTTCAAAGAAGACGTTAACGATTGCTTTTCCGCGCAAAGTAGATAATTTTTTGATGTCTTGCTTAGTTACCTTTTTCATTTCATCCGCGGTATTCAACACACGTTCGATATCAGCCACCGACATGTGTTCCAACCCTAAAATATGTTGGCCTCGCATTATATTTTTCGCTCCTCTGTTGAAATTTGAATCAAAAAAAACCCCCAATCTAATACTTGTTAGTATCTGATTAGGGGTTGATATCAACCTTTTTAGCTATGTGTACTCTCATCCTGCTTTGCCCAATTTACTATTAAGTGGTTTTAAAAACCTCTTACCTCACACTAAAGATAAAAGACAGCGCCCAAACCTTCTTAATCTATCAGATATGGAATTCTAGTCAATAAGTATTAGTTAGCAATCTTCATTTTTTATTTCTCAACACACATTACCCCTTATTACTGAAGGGTTATTGATACGATAAATTTGGTTCTCTTTTGCAGGACTGATACCATATTCAGATCGTGAATTGATTATCGTTGTCAGTTAACCCTGCGTCTCTGAGCTTCGTTATGTTCTGACTCCTATCATTAATGGACAATTTTATGGCTATTTCTATTAAAACCCCTGAAGACATTGCAAAAATGCGTGTGGCCGGTCGCCTGGCCGCTGAAGTATTGGAAATGATCGAGCAGTACGTTAAGCCTGGCGTAACCACCGGCGAACTGGATCGTATTTGCCATGACTATATTACCAACACTCAGCACGCAGTTTCTGCCAGCCTTGGTTATCACGGATTTCCTAAGTCTGTATGTATCTCTGTGAACGAAGTGGTATGTCACGGTATTCCCAGCGATGACAAAAAGCTGAAAGATGGCGATATCGTTAATATTGACGTTACTGTAATCAAAGATGGCTTCCATGGTGATACCTCCAAAATGTATTTTGTTGGTAAGCCAACCATTCTGGGTGAACGCCTGTGTCGTGTAACTCAGGAAAGCTTATATCTGGCCTTAAAAATGGTTAAGCCTGGCATTCGCCTGCGCACTCTGGGCAAGGCTATTCAACAGTATGTTGAGAAGCAGGGATTCTCAGTAGTCAGAGAGTACTGTGGTCATGGTATTGGTGAGGGTTTCCATGAAGAGCCTCAGGTACTGCACTATGATGCTGATGATGGTGGCGTAGTATTGCAGAAAGGCATGACCTTTACCGTTGAGCCGATGGTTAACGCCGGTGATTTTCGTATTCGCACCATGAGCGATGGCTGGACGGTGAAAACTAAAGACCGCAGTTTATCTGCTCAATATGAGCATATGATTGCCGTTACTGACACCGGTTGTGAAATTCTGACTTTACGGAAAGATGATACCATTGAGGCGATATTGACGCCTGATGCCTGATTGTTTTGTGGGTGTTGTTTTGAATGGCTAACGTGATGTTGGCCATTTTTGTTATTGGAGTACGAGTTTGTTTTAAATTAACTCTGAGGATATTCCGGCCGTAAAAACTCTCTACCCATATCACTTCTGCTCTCGGCCGGAAGAGCATCGGTACTTAACTTCATTGGGCTTCGGGCCTAGCCCGCTTAGGGGCACTTCGTTGGCTAACGCCAAGTCGACCCCAACAGCGGTCTCTCCCTCAGATTAACTTTGTTAGCTAACTAAACATTATTTCCTAACCGTCACGCTTTCATCTGGCGAATTATCAGGTTTACAGGTAGCTTAAGTAATAGTGAGTTGTCCTCAGCGGCAACGATAGATTATTTTGTGATTAACTCTGCCATCAAAAGGTGATTGTCACTATGTTTGAGCACGTTTTGCTGAAAAAGCCCTGCGACCCTTCCTGTTTGAGTAACAGTGAATTGACGTTACCCAATTTGAAACTGGAGCTGGAACGTTTTCAGGCCTGGCTGAAGGAAGCTTTTGAAGCAGACGTAGCGGTTGATGAGCTGCTTAAAGCGCGTTCAGATTATATAGACCATCTGCTACAGCGGCTCTGGCTCTTTCACGGTTTTATTAAACCAACGGCAAAAGGATTGGCTAATCGCAGTGGACTCGCGTTAATTGCCGTCGGGGGTTATGGCCGCAGCGAACTACACCCTCTTTCTGATATTGATATTTTAATTCTCAGTGACCAACCATTAA from Limnobaculum xujianqingii encodes:
- a CDS encoding dihydroorotase, producing the protein MAQWLIKNGHLIDPANGLDDVLDIRIANGKVAAVGKSLSAEASDEVIDASGLVVSPGFIDIHCHLREPGQEAKEDLLTGTASAAAGGFTTILTMANTRPVIDQAIIVAGMKHKIQTDAVVRVEITGAVTKGLEGKELSEIGDMAQAGARAFSDDGYYVNDGRLMRAALEYASMFNLPVISHSEDCCLVADGVMHEGCVSAKLGLKGRPAEAENIAVSREIMLAEMTGGHVHIAHVSSKGAVDLIREAKAKGIKVTAEVTPHHLCLVDKTIESFDSAFKVNPPLRTNEHIVALIEGLKDGTLDAIATDHAPHAYEEKDCEFNEAPCGFAGFETAFSVLHSCLVQTGQWNLQALIHKMTAGPAAAFDWKDRGHLSVGGLADLVLIDPKKEWIVDPHAMLTRGKSCPFTGMEMVGQVVRTMVDGKWVYQDGKIIRN
- a CDS encoding aspartate carbamoyltransferase catalytic subunit; amino-acid sequence: MRGQHILGLEHMSVADIERVLNTADEMKKVTKQDIKKLSTLRGKAIVNVFFENSTRTRSSFELAGKYLGADVINIAASTSSVAKGESLRDTLLTVQAMGVDAIVMRHSAEGAAQYATRYVKAVVINAGDGAHEHPTQGLLDLLTIRQHHGSIAGKKVAIVGDILHSRVARSNIWGLLKMGAEVHLGGPKTLIPKEMLDMGVTIHHRVEDAIADADVVNVLRIQLERQKKGLFPTPREYARIFGINDERLKLAKENVLVMHPGPMNRGLEISPDVAYGRFSAIEEQVNNGVAVRMAVLSLTLADGVQA
- the tsf gene encoding translation elongation factor Ts, whose amino-acid sequence is MAEITAALVKELRDRTGAGMMECKKALVEANGDIELAIDNMRKSGQAKAAKKAGRVAAEGVILTKIAADAKVGVIMEVNCETDFVAKDAGFLAFANAAVDAALAENISDVEVLKAKFEEQRTALVAKIGENINIRRVEVVKGDRLGAYMHGARIGVLVSATGTTDELVKHVAMHIAASKPEFVSPDDVPADVVTREHEIQIDIAMQSGKPREIAEKMVEGRMRKFTGEISLTGQAFVMDPSKTVGDLLKEKKAGVVQFIRFEVGEGIEKVEVDFAAEVAAMTK
- the frr gene encoding ribosome recycling factor, whose translation is MINDIRQDAQVRMEKCLEMFKTHISKVRTGRAHPSILDGVQVDYYGSATPLRQLANVVVEDSRTLAITVFDRSLGPAVEKAIMSADLGLNPSSAGTVIRVPLPPLTEERRKDLTKVVRNEAEQGRVSIRNVRRDANDKVKALLKDKEISEDDERKTQDEIQKLTDIYIKKVDEALTEKEAELMAF
- the pyrH gene encoding UMP kinase; translation: MATNAKPVYQRILLKLSGEALQGSEGFGIDASVLDRMAQEIKELVELGIQVGVVIGGGNLFRGAGLAKAGMNRVVGDHMGMLATVMNGLAMRDALHRAYVNARLMSAIPLNGVCDDYSWAEAISLLRHGRVVIFSAGTGNPFFTTDSAACLRGIEIEADVVLKATKVDGVFSDDPVKNPEATLYETLSYQDVLERELKVMDLAAFTLARDHNLPIRVFNMNKPGALRRVVMGEAEGTLITKPAE
- the map gene encoding type I methionyl aminopeptidase, whose protein sequence is MAISIKTPEDIAKMRVAGRLAAEVLEMIEQYVKPGVTTGELDRICHDYITNTQHAVSASLGYHGFPKSVCISVNEVVCHGIPSDDKKLKDGDIVNIDVTVIKDGFHGDTSKMYFVGKPTILGERLCRVTQESLYLALKMVKPGIRLRTLGKAIQQYVEKQGFSVVREYCGHGIGEGFHEEPQVLHYDADDGGVVLQKGMTFTVEPMVNAGDFRIRTMSDGWTVKTKDRSLSAQYEHMIAVTDTGCEILTLRKDDTIEAILTPDA
- the rpsB gene encoding 30S ribosomal protein S2, producing MATVSMRDMLKAGVHFGHQTRYWNPKMKPFIFGARNKVHIINLEKTVPMFNEALAELGKIASHKGKILFVGTKRAASEPVKEAAKSCNQFYVNHRWLGGMLTNWKTVRQSIKRLKELEVQAQDGTFDKLTKKEALMRTREMEKLENSLGGIKDMGGLPDAIFVIDADHEHIAIKEANNLGIPVFAVVDTNSDPDGVNFVIPGNDDAIRAVQLYLGAVAATVREGRSDQGVQAVEESFIEAE